A single region of the Microbulbifer sp. MKSA007 genome encodes:
- a CDS encoding TldD/PmbA family protein, producing MAILSRSEAKRILDKVLKYSRADEASAQLAGSETGNIRYARNSVSTSGIVNDIELAVEARFGKKSGVATINEFSDASLEKVMRRAEELAKLSPENPEAMPMLGPQKYVSVDGFAKSTADITPDQRAKAAADSIIAAKEKKVVAAGYLEDQRSFAAVATSKGLFGYHASTSANFTVTMRTENGLGSGWAESDVTDFGAMNTGSTSSVAIDKAVLSQEARALEPGKYTVILEPNAVSGLVGYMMSGFDARSADEGRSFMSKKGGGNRTGEKMFDKRVNFYSDPTSLDVPAQPWTGGDFMQLGRTEWVKDGVVKNLARSRYWAEQSKGEVVPEPNNLIMVGGDKSTEELIKNTHRGILVSRTWYIRMVDPQSMLLTGLTRDGTFYIENGKIKYPVKNFRFNESPVIMLNNIEDMGVPQRVGMWGMSAMIPALKVRDFTFSSLSDAV from the coding sequence ATGGCCATTCTGAGTAGAAGTGAAGCGAAGCGCATTCTCGACAAGGTTTTAAAATACAGCCGCGCCGATGAAGCCAGCGCGCAGCTGGCCGGCAGCGAAACCGGCAATATTCGCTACGCGCGCAACAGCGTTTCCACCAGTGGTATCGTCAATGATATCGAGCTGGCCGTAGAGGCCCGTTTCGGCAAGAAATCCGGTGTGGCCACTATCAATGAATTCAGTGATGCCTCCCTGGAAAAAGTGATGCGTCGCGCCGAAGAGTTGGCCAAGCTATCTCCGGAAAACCCGGAAGCCATGCCGATGCTGGGACCGCAGAAATATGTCAGCGTAGACGGCTTCGCCAAGTCCACTGCAGATATCACTCCAGACCAGCGCGCCAAGGCTGCGGCAGATTCCATTATTGCAGCCAAGGAAAAGAAAGTGGTTGCCGCAGGTTACCTGGAAGACCAGCGTTCTTTTGCTGCAGTCGCCACCAGTAAAGGCTTGTTCGGCTACCACGCTTCTACCTCTGCCAATTTCACTGTAACTATGCGCACCGAGAATGGCCTGGGTTCTGGTTGGGCCGAAAGTGACGTTACCGATTTCGGTGCAATGAATACCGGCAGCACCTCCTCTGTCGCCATCGACAAAGCGGTCCTGTCCCAGGAAGCCCGTGCCCTGGAACCGGGCAAGTACACCGTGATCCTGGAGCCCAATGCGGTGTCCGGCCTGGTGGGTTACATGATGAGCGGCTTCGATGCGCGCAGTGCCGACGAGGGCCGCAGCTTTATGAGCAAAAAGGGCGGCGGCAACCGTACCGGCGAGAAGATGTTCGACAAGCGAGTAAATTTCTACTCCGACCCCACCAGCCTCGATGTGCCGGCTCAACCCTGGACCGGCGGTGATTTTATGCAGCTGGGACGCACCGAATGGGTGAAAGATGGGGTAGTGAAAAACCTGGCGCGCAGTCGCTACTGGGCCGAGCAAAGCAAAGGCGAAGTGGTCCCTGAGCCCAACAACCTAATTATGGTCGGCGGTGATAAATCCACCGAAGAACTGATCAAAAATACCCACCGAGGCATTTTAGTAAGTCGCACCTGGTATATCCGTATGGTCGATCCGCAGTCCATGCTCCTGACCGGCCTCACCCGCGACGGCACCTTCTATATCGAAAACGGCAAGATCAAATACCCGGTGAAGAACTTCCGCTTCAACGAGAGCCCGGTAATCATGCTCAACAATATCGAAGATATGGGTGTACCCCAGCGAGTGGGTATGTGGGGCATGTCCGCCATGATTCCCGCGTTGAAAGTGCGCGACTTCACCTTCAGCAGCCTTTCCGACGCCGTATAA
- a CDS encoding TldD/PmbA family protein, with product MERRKFLQLSGAGLGVSMLPLSGNLVAESKLTQSGIDLSVKKEFADVALNTATKLGATYADVRIGRYLNQYVITREMKVQDVVNTESIGMGIRVIANGTWGFAATNDLTADGVARATRQAVATAKANSKYQQEPVQLAPVKGHGEVSWQTPIQKNAMQIPLADKVDLLMDVNKSAMDAGASYINSMLYLVNEQKYFASTDGSYIDQDVHRLWAPFSVTAVDKKTGGFRTRQGLSQPVGRGFEYLDGRAEDKIQAQTVLYRDSYDMAEDARLAAQQAKEKLTAKSVKPGKYDLVLDPSHLWLTIHESVGHPLELDRVLGYEANFAGTSFATIDKWRSGKFQYGSDKVNLFADKVQPGSLGAVGYDDEGVKTRNWDLVKDGVLVNYQATRDQVHMLGQKKSHGCCYADSWSSVQFQRMSNVSLLPGKEELSVDDMIKDVEKGIYIVGAGSFSIDQQRYNFQFGGQLFYEIEDGKITGMVEDVAYQSNTQEFWNACSQVCDKDDYRLGGSFFDGKGQPMQTSAVSHGSSTARFDGINVINTKRKLG from the coding sequence ATGGAAAGAAGAAAATTTCTCCAGCTCAGCGGTGCCGGCCTGGGTGTTTCCATGTTGCCGCTGTCCGGCAATCTGGTCGCCGAGAGCAAACTGACGCAAAGCGGTATTGATCTCTCGGTAAAAAAAGAATTTGCCGATGTCGCCCTGAATACCGCCACTAAACTCGGCGCCACTTATGCCGATGTGCGTATTGGTCGCTACCTGAACCAATATGTGATCACCCGCGAGATGAAAGTGCAGGACGTGGTGAACACCGAATCTATCGGCATGGGGATTCGGGTTATTGCCAACGGCACCTGGGGCTTTGCTGCCACCAATGACCTGACAGCCGATGGCGTCGCTCGCGCCACCCGCCAGGCAGTAGCTACCGCCAAGGCCAACTCCAAGTACCAGCAGGAGCCCGTACAGTTGGCTCCGGTAAAAGGCCACGGCGAGGTGAGCTGGCAGACACCCATCCAGAAAAACGCTATGCAGATCCCCCTGGCCGACAAGGTGGACCTGTTAATGGACGTGAACAAGTCCGCTATGGATGCCGGCGCCAGCTATATCAACTCCATGTTGTACCTGGTGAATGAACAAAAGTATTTTGCCTCTACCGACGGCTCCTATATCGACCAGGACGTTCACCGTTTGTGGGCGCCCTTCTCGGTCACCGCAGTGGACAAGAAAACCGGCGGTTTCCGTACCCGCCAGGGCCTCAGCCAGCCGGTAGGACGCGGCTTTGAATACCTGGATGGCCGCGCCGAAGACAAGATCCAAGCACAGACGGTGCTCTATCGCGATTCCTACGATATGGCCGAAGACGCACGCCTGGCGGCGCAACAAGCCAAGGAAAAGCTCACGGCTAAATCGGTCAAACCGGGCAAGTACGACCTGGTGTTGGACCCAAGCCACCTCTGGCTCACCATCCATGAATCCGTCGGCCACCCACTGGAGCTAGACCGCGTGCTCGGCTACGAGGCCAACTTTGCCGGAACCTCTTTCGCCACTATCGATAAATGGCGCAGCGGCAAATTCCAATACGGCAGCGACAAGGTCAACCTGTTTGCCGATAAGGTACAGCCCGGCTCTCTCGGCGCCGTCGGCTACGACGATGAAGGCGTGAAGACCCGCAACTGGGATCTGGTAAAAGACGGTGTGCTGGTGAACTACCAGGCCACTCGCGATCAGGTACATATGCTGGGGCAAAAGAAATCCCACGGCTGCTGCTACGCAGACAGCTGGTCCAGCGTGCAATTCCAGCGCATGTCCAACGTTTCGCTGTTGCCCGGCAAGGAGGAGCTGAGCGTCGACGATATGATCAAGGATGTGGAGAAAGGCATTTATATTGTGGGTGCCGGTTCCTTCTCCATCGATCAGCAGCGCTACAACTTCCAGTTTGGTGGACAGCTGTTCTACGAGATTGAAGACGGCAAGATTACCGGCATGGTGGAGGACGTCGCCTACCAGTCCAACACCCAGGAATTCTGGAATGCCTGTTCGCAGGTCTGCGACAAAGATGATTACCGCCTGGGTGGTTCCTTCTTTGACGGTAAGGGACAACCGATGCAAACCAGTGCGGTATCCCACGGTAGTTCCACTGCACGCTTCGACGGTATCAATGTGATTAACACCAAGCGCAAGCTGGGCTAG
- a CDS encoding TldD/PmbA family protein, whose protein sequence is MERRKFLKIAGVGSSGILLPLQGIQVSAEQLLNEGMHSSHKRHLADVVLNTARKAGASYTDVRIGRYLNQYVMTRETNVENIVNTESLGAGIRVIANGTWGFAATNDLTADGVALAARQAVAVAKANAKYQTEPVRLAPVKGVGEVSWQTPIEQNALQVPISEKVDFLMDVNNGALKAGASYIRSSLYLVNEQKYFASSDGSYIDQDVHRLWAPMQVTAVDKQSGAFKTRNGLSDPVGRGYEYLAGHDKDKIPGQTTLYRASYDMAEDAVLAAEQAQAKLSAKSIDPGKYDLVLEPSHLCLTIHESVGHPLELDRVLGYEANYAGTSFATLDKWRSGKFQYGSDKVTLFADKVQPGSLGAVAYDDEGVKTKRWDLVKDGILVNYQATRDQVHMIDQKESHGCSYGDSWSSVQFQRMPNVSLAPGEKKYSAKDMIRDVEKGIYIVGRGSYSIDQQRYNFQFGGQLFYEIKNGEIVGQVEDVAYQSNTQEFWNSCSAICDSSDYRLGGTFFDGKGQPSQVSAVSHGCSTTRFDQINVINTKRKIS, encoded by the coding sequence ATGGAAAGAAGAAAATTCCTCAAGATCGCCGGCGTCGGCTCCAGTGGTATTTTGTTGCCTCTACAGGGCATTCAGGTCAGCGCGGAGCAGCTGCTCAATGAGGGCATGCACAGCTCCCATAAAAGACACCTGGCTGATGTAGTCCTGAATACCGCGCGCAAAGCCGGGGCCAGTTATACCGATGTGCGTATCGGCCGCTATCTGAACCAGTATGTTATGACCCGCGAAACCAACGTGGAGAATATCGTCAACACAGAATCCCTTGGCGCTGGTATTCGTGTGATCGCCAATGGTACCTGGGGCTTCGCCGCCACCAACGACCTTACAGCGGATGGCGTCGCCCTTGCCGCGCGCCAAGCAGTTGCCGTAGCTAAGGCCAATGCCAAATACCAAACTGAGCCCGTGCGTTTGGCACCGGTAAAAGGGGTGGGCGAGGTTTCCTGGCAGACACCTATCGAACAAAATGCCCTGCAGGTCCCCATCAGTGAAAAAGTCGATTTCCTGATGGATGTTAACAATGGGGCACTCAAAGCTGGGGCCAGCTATATCCGCTCTTCCCTGTATTTGGTGAATGAGCAAAAGTACTTTGCTTCTAGCGACGGCTCCTATATTGACCAGGATGTCCATCGCCTATGGGCACCTATGCAGGTGACCGCTGTTGATAAGCAGAGCGGTGCTTTCAAGACTCGCAACGGTCTCAGTGACCCAGTGGGAAGAGGCTATGAATACCTGGCCGGTCACGACAAAGACAAGATTCCTGGTCAGACCACGCTCTATAGAGCTTCCTATGATATGGCCGAGGATGCAGTGCTTGCAGCCGAGCAAGCCCAGGCCAAGCTATCAGCCAAGTCCATCGATCCGGGCAAGTACGATTTGGTACTGGAACCCTCGCATCTGTGCCTGACCATCCATGAATCTGTGGGTCACCCATTAGAGCTGGACCGCGTGCTGGGTTACGAGGCCAACTATGCGGGAACTTCCTTCGCCACCCTGGATAAGTGGCGCAGCGGTAAATTCCAGTACGGCAGCGATAAGGTCACCCTGTTTGCCGACAAGGTGCAACCGGGCTCCCTCGGCGCCGTCGCCTATGACGACGAGGGGGTAAAAACCAAGCGTTGGGACTTGGTAAAAGACGGCATCCTGGTGAACTACCAGGCTACCCGCGATCAGGTGCATATGATCGACCAAAAGGAATCCCACGGCTGCAGCTATGGCGATAGCTGGTCCAGCGTGCAATTCCAGCGCATGCCCAATGTCTCCCTGGCTCCGGGCGAGAAGAAGTACTCAGCCAAAGACATGATCCGCGATGTGGAAAAAGGCATTTACATCGTCGGACGCGGCTCTTATTCCATCGACCAGCAGCGCTACAACTTCCAATTCGGCGGGCAGCTTTTCTATGAGATCAAAAACGGCGAGATCGTCGGCCAGGTTGAGGACGTCGCCTACCAGTCCAATACCCAGGAATTCTGGAATTCCTGCTCGGCGATATGCGACAGCAGCGATTACCGCTTGGGTGGAACCTTCTTCGATGGCAAGGGCCAGCCGAGCCAGGTGAGTGCGGTCTCCCACGGCTGTTCCACCACTCGTTTTGACCAAATTAATGTAATCAATACCAAGCGCAAGATTTCCTGA